The sequence GACGCGGCCGCGGCGGTCGACCCCGAACGCCTTCGGCGACTGCGCCGCGAGCGGTATCGCGCGCGAGTCGCCGATGCGCGTGAGCACCTGCGCCACGGCACCGGGGATGACGTCCGGCACGTCGGGCGTCAACGCGTACCCCTCGGCCAGGAGCGGCGGCTCGTAGGTCGCCTGCGGCGCGGCCGTCGTCGTCGCGAGCCGGCCGAGCCCGGTGAAGCGCAAGAGCGCCGGCTCGTAGTCCTGGCAACCGGCGAACACGCTCAGCAGCGGACGGACCCCGTCGACCAGCACCAGCGAGCGCGTCGACCCGCCGCAGCCCCAGGGCTCGACCGCGATCCGCCCGCCCTTGCCGAAGGTGCGGTCCAGGTCGCCCGGACGCGCGTGCGCCGGGCCGGCGGCGAGCAGCGCGAGGGCGAGCGTGATGCGTGCGACGCCGCGCGTGGTCATCCCTTGAGCCGGGCGATCGCCGGGTACGGGTCGCCGAGGTCCTCGCGCAGCGCGAACTGGTCGTTGTAGACGTTGCCGGCGAGCACGATCCGACCGCGGTCGTCGATCGCGACCTGCTCGATCCCCGAGGCGACGATCTTCACGCCCGGCACGCGCCCGAGCGTGAACCGCCGGTTCGCGAACGTGCGGTCCAGGCGCCCGTTCGCCGACAGCCGCAGGACGACCGAGCGCGCCGGCTCCTCCTCCTGGCCGAGCTGGGCACCCACGACCACGAGCCGACCGCGCCGGTCGCGCGCGACGTCCGCGATCTGCAGTTGCGCCTGCAGCTTGAGCCCGGAGACGTAGCCGCGTGTGCCGAAGCGCAGGTCCACCCGGCCGTCTCCTCGCAGCCGTCCGATCCAGGCGTCGCCGAGGTAGCGCCGCCCGGTCACGAGCAGCGTGTTCCCGGGGCCCGCGTGCACCGTGTTGAGATCCGGCCACTTGAAGCCCGGCACGCGGACGCGCCGGGTCCCGAAGCGCCGGTCGCGCCGTCCGCGCGCGTCGAACGCGATGATCCTGCGGTTGTCCTGCATGTAGACACGACCGTCGCGGCGGATCAGCGCCGCCCAGAACCCCTTCGCCCGCGCGATGCCGTTCGTGCCGTACGTCCGGTCCGGCTCGCCGCTGGGCAGGAACCGCGCGACGCGGTCGGCGCCCGCGAGGATCGCCCGCCCCGCGCGGTCGACCGTGAAGCGCAGCGGTTCCTCGAAGCGGGGGGCGAACGTGAGCGTGACGGCGCTCGTGGACCCGATCCGCGCGAGCTGGAAATGCTTCGCGTCGAGCTGGGTGAGCGCGTACCCCGACGCGAACCGTGGCGCGTACGGCCGCGGCGGCAGCGCCGTCTTCTCCGCCAGCGCGCCGGCGGCGGTGAACCCGAGCAGTGTCGGCGCCCACGTGCCGTCCCGGCTCGCGTGCACGCTCAGGAGCGGGCGGCGCCCGTCGAGCAGCGCCAGCGACTTGACGGTCCCGCCGCTCCCCCACGGGTCCAGCGCGAACCGCCCGCCCTGCGCGAACGTGCGGTCGAGCGCGCCCGGACGGGCATGCGCGGGCGCAGCGAGCAGCAGGAGGCTGGCGGCGGCCCCCACGGCGATGACCTTCATACCGCTTGAAACGGGGGACCCGCGCAGTGGTTGCGCGGGTCCTCAGCGTTTCCCTACTTGAGCGTGACCTTGCGCGTCGCCGTGACGGTGCCCGCCTTCAGCGTCGCGGTCGCCGCGACCGAGCCCTTGTGCTTCTTGAGCGCCTTCTTGACCGCCGCGGACGGCTTGACGGTGACCGAGAACGTACCCGCCGTGCACTTGCCGGTGCCCGTGCCGAGGGTCGTCCCCTTGAGCTTGAGCTTCTTCGCCACCGCCTTGGTGACGCTGAGCGTGACCTTGCCCGAGCTGATCGACGCGCACGGGCCGGTGAGCTTCAGACCGCTCTTGGCGAACGTGGCGACCTTCGGCTTCGACGGCGCGTTCAGCGCCGCGGACGGCGCGGGCGTCGGCGCCGGCGTGGCCGCCGGCGTCGGCTGCGGCGACGCGGTCGCCTGCGGGACGACGGTCTCGACAGGCGTGGCCGTCGGCGTAGGCACGTCCGGCGCCTTCTCGACGATCACGGTGCCGGTCATCCCGGGCGAGTTCTGAGTCGGCGGGTGTGCCTGGCAGAAGAACGTGTACGTACCGGGCTCGGAGAAGGTGCAGGACCCATCCCAGCCCGGGGGCTGGGAGAAGTTCGGAAGCGGAGCCGTCCTGTCGGGGTCGATCGCGACCCCGGCCGTCTGCACGCAGTCCGTTGGCTGGGCGCCCTGGAACTGGACGTTGTGCACGGAGCTGCCCGCCGGGTACGCGAAGCGCACCTGCTCGCCGGCCTTGATCGTAACGCTGGAATCGGCGTCGCTGCCCTGCGACGCGTCCTGGAACCAGTTCTTGGCGGGCGAGTCGTGCGCTTCGATGGTCGCGGTGGGCGCCGCGGGGCTCGAAGCGAACGCGGGCACCGCGATCACCGCCGTGAGCCCGCACGCGATCAGCGTCAGGCTCTTCCTTCTCAACTGCAAGACGTCTTCCCCTCCTCAGACCAGACCGGGCGACGACGTTACACGACGGCGGTCGCCTCGATCTCGATTTTGGCGCGGGACTCGACCAACGCGCTGACCTCGACTACCGACATGGCGGGGAAGTGGCGGCCCATGACGGCGCGGTAGGCCTCGCCGACCTGGCGGAGCGAGCTCAGGTATTCGTCACGGCTGGTGACGAACCAGGTCAGGCGCACCACGTGCTCGGGCCCGGCGTCCGCCTCGGCCAGCACCGCGACGACGTTGCGCAGCGCCTGCTCGAGTTGCGGTGCGAGCTCGTCGGAGACGAACGCGCCGGTCTCGTCCCAGCCGATCTGACCGGCGACGAACACGAGCCGACCGGACGCCTCGATGCCGTTCGCGTAGCCGCGGGGCGCGGGCCAGCCCGGTGGTTGCAGGCGCCTCATCCGCGGTCCCGCAGGACGTTGCGCTGGACCTTGCCGGTGGGCGTGCGCGGGAGCGCGTCCACGAGCTCGACGCGGCGCGGGTACTTGTAGGGCGCGATCCGGGCCTTGACGAAGTCCTGCAGCGCCTTCGCCTCCACGGGCTCGCTCGCGACGACCCACGCCTTGACGACGTGGCCGCGCTCGGGGTCCTCGACGCCGACGACCGCGCACTCGGAGACCGACGGGTGCTCGAGCAGCGCGGCCTCGACCTCGAAGCCGGAGATGTTGTACCCGGCGCTGATGATCATGTCGTCGGTGCGGGCCTGGAACCAGAAGTAGCCGTCGGCGTCCATCGAGAACGCGTCGCCGGTGAGGTTCCAGCCGTCGCGTACGTACGTGGCCTGGCGCTCGTCGTCCAGGTAGCGGCAACCGGTCGGGCCGCGCACCGCGAGCCGGCCGACCTCCCCCGCCGGCAGCGTCTGCATGTCCGGCCCGACGATCCTCGCCTCGTAGCCCGGCACCGGCCGACCGCACGAGCCGGCGCGCGCCTCCTCCGCGGGGGACGCGATGAAGATGTGCAGCAGCTCGGTCGAGCCGATCCCGTCGACGATGCGGATGCCGGTCTTCTCGAACCACGCGTCCGACACGCCCGCCGGGAGCGGCTCGCCCGCGGACACGCACGTGTGCAGCGAGTCCGGGAGCGCCTCGCGCAGCAGCGCGCGGTAGGCGGTCGGCGCGGTGAACAGGGTCGTCACCCGGTGGGCATGGAGCGTCTCGAGCAGCGCCGGCGGCGAGGTCGGCGCGGTCGCCGCGCCGAAGCGGAGCGGGAACAGCAGGGACGCGCCGAGCCCGAACGTGAACGCGATCGGCGGCGAGCCGGAGAACACGTCGGTCGGCTGCGGGCGCAGGATCTCCCGGGCGAACGTGTCGCAGCAGGCGAGCAGGTCGCGGTGGAAGTGCACGCAGCCCTTCGGCACGCCGGTGGTACCGCTCGTGAAGGCGATGATCGCGACGTCGTCGGCGCGCGTCTCGACCGCCTCGTACCAGCCCTGGGTCGGCAGGTCCTCGATCACGAGCACGTCGAGCACGTCGACCTCCGCCACGAGGTCACGCGCGACCAGCGCCTTGGTGACGTTCGCCTTGGCCACGACCTTGTCGATCTCGCGCTTGCGCAGCAGCGGCATCGTGGCCACGACGATCCCGCCGGCCAGCAGGATCCCGAGCCAGCAGGCGATCGCCTCCGGCGTGTTGGGCGAGTGCAGCAGCACGCGCTCGCCCGGCTCGATGTTCAGGGCGCCGGCGACGGCGTCGGCGCGCTCGGCCAGCTCCGCGTAGGACCAGCCGCTCGCGATCGCGGTCCCCTCGTTCTTGAGCAGCTCCTCGGCCGCGTTCAGCCGCTCGGGATAGTCGAGCAGCAGCAGGTCCGGCCACTGCTCGACCGGCGGCAACCCATCACGGGCGAACGGATCCACTATCGCAACACCTCCCGGGCGATCACCAGCTGTTGCACCTCCGAAGCGCCCTCGTAGATCCGCAGCGCGCGGATCTCGCGGTACAGGCGCTCCACCACCTGGCCCGACGTCACGCCGAGCCCGCCGAACAGCTGCACGGCGTCGTCGATCACGCGCTGCGCGGTCTCCGTCGCGTGCAGCTTGGCCATCGCCGCCTCACGGGTCACGCGCGCGGCGCCACCGTCCTTCGTCCACGCGGCGCGGTAGACGAGCAGCGCGCTCGCGTCGAGCCCGAGCGCCATCTCGGCCAGCTTGGCCTGCACCAGCGGCAGCTCGGCCATCGGGGCGCCGAACAGCGCACGGTCCTTCACCCGCGTGAGCGCCTCGTCGAACGCGCGCCGCGCCATGCCCAGCGCCGCCGCGCCGACCGTCGAGCGGAAGACGTCGAGCGTGCCGAGCGCCACGCGCAAGCCCTTGCCGGGCTCGCCGATCGGCGTCGCGGGCGCGTTGTCGAAGCGCAGCGTCGCGAGCGGGTGCGGCGCGATCACGTCGATGCGCTCGACCACCTCGACGTGCTCGGCGTCGACGACGTACGCGCTGATGCCCTCCGGCGCCCGCGCGAACACCGTGTAGAAGTCCGCGATCCCGCCGTTGGAGATCCAGGTCTTCACACCGCTCACGCGCCCGTCGCGCGCGGTCGTCCTCATCGCCGCGACGTCGGACCCGGCGTCCGGCTCCGACAGCGCGAAGGCCGCGATCCGCTCGCCCGCGGCCACCGCCGGCAGATAGCGCTCGCGCAGCGCCTTCGAGCCGAACAGGGTGATCGGCCCGCTGCCCAGGCCCTGCATGGCGAACGCGAAGTCGGCGAGCGCGTCGTGGTAGGCGAGCGTCTCGCGCGCGAGGCAGAGCGTGCGCACGTCGAGCGGGTCGGCGACCGCGTGCCCGAGCCACGGCCGCAGCTCCGCGACGAACGCCCGGCAGCGCGCGTCGACGTCGCCGGTCTCGGGCACGTGCGGGACCTGCTCGCGCGCCCAGCGCGCGAACGCCCGGTGACGGTCCTCGAAGAACGGCCAGTCGAGCACGTCAGTTGCCCTCGAACACCGGCCGCTCCTTCGCCAGGAACGCGCGGTAGGCCCGCTCGAAGTCCGCCGTCTGCATGCAGATCGCCTGCGCCTGCGCCTCGGCCTCGATCGCCGCCGGCAACGACATGTCCCACTCCTGGTCGAGCATCGTCTTGGTCATCGCGTGCGCGAAGCTCGGACCGGCCGCGAGCGAGGCGGCGAGCTCCGCGGCCTCGCCCTCCACGTCGTCCGCCACGCGGTTGAAGAAGCCCCAGCGCTCCCCTTCGGCGGCGTCCATCGAGCGGCCCGTGTAGAGCAGCTCGGCCGCGCGCCCCTGGCCGACGATCCGCGGCAGCATCGCGCACGCGCCCATGTCGCACCCGGCCAGCCCGACGCGCGTGAACAGGAACGCGACCTTCGCGCGCGGCGAGCCGAGCCGCAGGTCGGCCGCGGTCGCGATCATCGCCCCGGCGCCCACGCAGACCCCGTCGACGGCCGCGATCACCGGCTTGCCGCAGCCCTTGATGGCCTTCACCAGGTCGCCCGTCATGCGCGTGAAGCGCAGCAGCTCCGGCATCGTCATCTCGGTCAGCGGCCCGATGATGTCGCGCACGTCGCCGCCGCTGCAGAAGTTGCCCGCCTCGCCGGCGATGACGACGACGTCGCACGAGTCGTCGTCGACCAGCCCGCGGAAGTGGTCGCGCAGCGCCGCGTAGGACGCGAACGTGAGCGGGTTCTTGCGCTCCGCCCCCACGAGCGTGACGAAGCCGACGCGCTCGCGGACGTCCCAGCCGAACTCAGCCATGCACACCACCGCCGTCGATCAGCAGCGTCTGCCCGTTGATCGCGCCCGCCTCGTCGGCCGCGAAGAAGCGCACGGCGAACGCGACCTCCTCGGGCTCGATCAACCGGCCGAGCGGCGTCATCGCCACCAGCGCCGCCTCGCCGTCCTGCCCGGTGCGCGCCCCGATGTTCGCGATCGTCGCGTCCGTCATGTCCGACCGCACGTAGCCCGGGCAGACGCAGTTCGCGGTCACGCCGGTGCCCGCCAGCTCGGTCGCCAGCGACCGCGTGAAGCCGAGCACCGCGTGCTTGGACGCGGTGTACGCGCTCGTGTAGCGCGAGCCGGCCACGCTCGCCACGGAGGCCACGGTCACGATCCGCCCCCGGTTGCGCTCGCGCATCCCCGGCAGGACCGCGCGCGTGCACAGGAACGCGCCGGTCGCGTTCACCCCGAGCTGGCGCTCCCACTCCTCCAGCGACGTGCGGTGCACCGGCGCGCTGGACGACACGCCCGCGTTGTTGACGAGCACGTCGACCTCGAGCCCGCCGAGCACGGAAGCCACCGCCGCCTCGTCGGTCACGTCCATGTCCGCGCTCCCCAAGGCGATGACGTCGTCACCCGCGAACGCCGCCGAGATGGCCGCGCCGATCCCGCGCTTGCCACCCGTCACCACGACCGTGCGGCTCACGCGGTGACCGCCGAGTCGAAGCGCCGCAGCGGCATCCGCCGCACGTCCTTGCCCGTCTGCGGCTCGCGCGAGCCCGACCGGTACTGCGGGATCCACTCCATGTCCACTCCTTGGTCGGCGGCGGCGTGCAGGGTCCAGTGCGGGTCCCAGAGGTGCGGGCGCGCCAGCGCACACAGATCCGCGCGGCCCGCGAGGATGATCGTGTTGACGTCGTCATAGGACGAGATGGCGCCGACCGCGATCACAGGGATGCCCGCCTCGTGGCGGATGCGGTCGGCGTACGGCGTCTGGAACGAGCGCCCGTACGCCGGGCGCTGATCGGGCACGACCTGACCGGTCGAGACGTCGACGATGTCGCAGCCCGCCTCCCGCAGCCGGTGCGCGAAGGCCACCGCGTCGTCACCGTCGAAGCCGCCCTGCACCCAGTCCGTCGCGCTGATCCGCACGGACATGGGCCGGCTGTCCGGCCACACGTCCCGGCACGCCTCCAACACCTCGAGCGGGAACGTCGCGCGGTCGCGCCCGTACTCGTCCGTGCGCCGGTTCGTCCGGGGCGACAGGAACGACGACAGCAGGTAGCCGTGCGCCATGTGGATCTCCAGCAGGTCGAAGCCCGCGAGCACCGCGCGGCGCGTCGCGGCGACGAACTGCGCGACCACGTCGTCCATGTCCGCGCGGGTCATCTCGCGCGGCACCTGGTGGCGCTCGTCCCAGGGCAACGGCGACGGCGCGATCAACGGCCAGCCGCCGTCCTCCAGCGGTTCGTTGTCGCCCTCCCACATCAGCTTCGTCGCGCCCTTGCGGCCCGCGTGCCCGAGCTGCGCGCCGATCGCCGACCGCGAATGGGTGTGCACGAAGTCGACGATCCGCCGCCACGCGTCCACGTGCTCGTCGCGGTACAGCCCGCCGCAGCCGGGGGTGATCCGCCCGTCCGCCGACGTGCAGATCATCTCGGTCATGACGAGCCCGGCGCCGCCGATCGCGCGCGCCCCGAGGTGCACGAGGTGGAAGTCGCCCGGCGTGCCGTCGACCGACGTGTACATGTCCATCGGCGACACCACGACCCGGTTCTCGAGCGTCAGCGACCGCAGCCGCAGCGGCGTGAACATCGGTGGCGACGACGCGACCGACGCCACGAGCTCCGGGTCGCGCAGCTTCAGCTCCCCGTAGGTGATCCGGCGCGAGCGCGTGAGCAGGTTGAAGGCGAACCGCTTCGGCTCCTGCCCCATGTAGCGGCCGATGCCCTCGAACCACTCGAGCGAGCCCTGCGCCGCCCGTTGCGTCGACTCCACGATCGGCCGCCGCTCGGCCTCGTAGGCGTCGAGGTCGCCCTCGCGCACCGCCCACGCCAGCGAGATCGCGTCCTCCATCGCCAGCTTCGTGCCGGACCCGATCGAGAAGTGCGCGGTGTGCGCCGCGTCCCCGAGCAGCACGACGTTCCCGCGCCGCCAGACGGGGTTGCGCACGGTGACGAAGTTGATCCAGCGGGTGCGGTTCTCGATCAGCCGGTAGCCGAACAGGTCCTCGCACTGCGCGCGGTCGAGCTCCACACCCGCGCTCTCGACGATGAACGTCGAGCGCGAGTCCGAGTACGGGTACGCGTGCACCTGCACGACGCCCTCCGGCGTCTCGGCGATGATGAACGTGAAGGCGTCGAAGACGTGGTCGGTGCCGAACCAGGCGTAGGTCGCGCGCCGGCGGTCCAGCTCCGGCTCGAAGCCGTACGCGCCGCGCAGCGTGCTGTTGACGCCGTCCGCGGCCACGACCAGGTCGCCGTCGAGCCGCGAGACCTCGCTGCGGAACCGCAGATCCACGCCGAGTGCCGCCGCCCGTCGCTGCAGGACGCCGAGCAGCTCGCGCCGACCCATCGCCGAGAACCCGTGCCCGCCGCTCGTCACCGTCTCGCCGCGGTAGCGCACGTCGATCGCGCTCCAGCGCACGAACGCGGACGCGATCTCCGCGTAGGACTCCGGGTCCGCCGCCTCGAA comes from Solirubrobacter pauli and encodes:
- a CDS encoding plastocyanin/azurin family copper-binding protein, producing MQLRRKSLTLIACGLTAVIAVPAFASSPAAPTATIEAHDSPAKNWFQDASQGSDADSSVTIKAGEQVRFAYPAGSSVHNVQFQGAQPTDCVQTAGVAIDPDRTAPLPNFSQPPGWDGSCTFSEPGTYTFFCQAHPPTQNSPGMTGTVIVEKAPDVPTPTATPVETVVPQATASPQPTPAATPAPTPAPSAALNAPSKPKVATFAKSGLKLTGPCASISSGKVTLSVTKAVAKKLKLKGTTLGTGTGKCTAGTFSVTVKPSAAVKKALKKHKGSVAATATLKAGTVTATRKVTLK
- a CDS encoding RidA family protein, whose amino-acid sequence is MRRLQPPGWPAPRGYANGIEASGRLVFVAGQIGWDETGAFVSDELAPQLEQALRNVVAVLAEADAGPEHVVRLTWFVTSRDEYLSSLRQVGEAYRAVMGRHFPAMSVVEVSALVESRAKIEIEATAVV
- a CDS encoding AMP-binding protein, whose product is MDPFARDGLPPVEQWPDLLLLDYPERLNAAEELLKNEGTAIASGWSYAELAERADAVAGALNIEPGERVLLHSPNTPEAIACWLGILLAGGIVVATMPLLRKREIDKVVAKANVTKALVARDLVAEVDVLDVLVIEDLPTQGWYEAVETRADDVAIIAFTSGTTGVPKGCVHFHRDLLACCDTFAREILRPQPTDVFSGSPPIAFTFGLGASLLFPLRFGAATAPTSPPALLETLHAHRVTTLFTAPTAYRALLREALPDSLHTCVSAGEPLPAGVSDAWFEKTGIRIVDGIGSTELLHIFIASPAEEARAGSCGRPVPGYEARIVGPDMQTLPAGEVGRLAVRGPTGCRYLDDERQATYVRDGWNLTGDAFSMDADGYFWFQARTDDMIISAGYNISGFEVEAALLEHPSVSECAVVGVEDPERGHVVKAWVVASEPVEAKALQDFVKARIAPYKYPRRVELVDALPRTPTGKVQRNVLRDRG
- a CDS encoding acyl-CoA dehydrogenase family protein; protein product: MLDWPFFEDRHRAFARWAREQVPHVPETGDVDARCRAFVAELRPWLGHAVADPLDVRTLCLARETLAYHDALADFAFAMQGLGSGPITLFGSKALRERYLPAVAAGERIAAFALSEPDAGSDVAAMRTTARDGRVSGVKTWISNGGIADFYTVFARAPEGISAYVVDAEHVEVVERIDVIAPHPLATLRFDNAPATPIGEPGKGLRVALGTLDVFRSTVGAAALGMARRAFDEALTRVKDRALFGAPMAELPLVQAKLAEMALGLDASALLVYRAAWTKDGGAARVTREAAMAKLHATETAQRVIDDAVQLFGGLGVTSGQVVERLYREIRALRIYEGASEVQQLVIAREVLR
- a CDS encoding enoyl-CoA hydratase family protein yields the protein MAEFGWDVRERVGFVTLVGAERKNPLTFASYAALRDHFRGLVDDDSCDVVVIAGEAGNFCSGGDVRDIIGPLTEMTMPELLRFTRMTGDLVKAIKGCGKPVIAAVDGVCVGAGAMIATAADLRLGSPRAKVAFLFTRVGLAGCDMGACAMLPRIVGQGRAAELLYTGRSMDAAEGERWGFFNRVADDVEGEAAELAASLAAGPSFAHAMTKTMLDQEWDMSLPAAIEAEAQAQAICMQTADFERAYRAFLAKERPVFEGN
- a CDS encoding SDR family NAD(P)-dependent oxidoreductase; this encodes MSRTVVVTGGKRGIGAAISAAFAGDDVIALGSADMDVTDEAAVASVLGGLEVDVLVNNAGVSSSAPVHRTSLEEWERQLGVNATGAFLCTRAVLPGMRERNRGRIVTVASVASVAGSRYTSAYTASKHAVLGFTRSLATELAGTGVTANCVCPGYVRSDMTDATIANIGARTGQDGEAALVAMTPLGRLIEPEEVAFAVRFFAADEAGAINGQTLLIDGGGVHG
- a CDS encoding FAD-dependent monooxygenase encodes the protein MRIAIAGGGPGGLYLSILLKRLDPTSEVVVHERNAPDDTFGFGVVFSDETLAAFEAADPESYAEIASAFVRWSAIDVRYRGETVTSGGHGFSAMGRRELLGVLQRRAAALGVDLRFRSEVSRLDGDLVVAADGVNSTLRGAYGFEPELDRRRATYAWFGTDHVFDAFTFIIAETPEGVVQVHAYPYSDSRSTFIVESAGVELDRAQCEDLFGYRLIENRTRWINFVTVRNPVWRRGNVVLLGDAAHTAHFSIGSGTKLAMEDAISLAWAVREGDLDAYEAERRPIVESTQRAAQGSLEWFEGIGRYMGQEPKRFAFNLLTRSRRITYGELKLRDPELVASVASSPPMFTPLRLRSLTLENRVVVSPMDMYTSVDGTPGDFHLVHLGARAIGGAGLVMTEMICTSADGRITPGCGGLYRDEHVDAWRRIVDFVHTHSRSAIGAQLGHAGRKGATKLMWEGDNEPLEDGGWPLIAPSPLPWDERHQVPREMTRADMDDVVAQFVAATRRAVLAGFDLLEIHMAHGYLLSSFLSPRTNRRTDEYGRDRATFPLEVLEACRDVWPDSRPMSVRISATDWVQGGFDGDDAVAFAHRLREAGCDIVDVSTGQVVPDQRPAYGRSFQTPYADRIRHEAGIPVIAVGAISSYDDVNTIILAGRADLCALARPHLWDPHWTLHAAADQGVDMEWIPQYRSGSREPQTGKDVRRMPLRRFDSAVTA